One window of Phycisphaeraceae bacterium genomic DNA carries:
- a CDS encoding phosphopantothenoylcysteine decarboxylase, with protein MPPDTTKPVATPGRLLITAGPTQEPIDAVRFIGNRSSGRLGVALADHAASLGWNVRLLLGPTCLSNSDSRVELIRFRTTADLQAALEHHLPSCDVLVMAAAVADYRPRITDQMLQGKHRRKAEGMSIELEATPDLLAGCAARRSEGQTLVGFALEPRDQMIASARAKLTRKSLDLIVANPLETMDDACIEAIVLTSRGHEHRTAGAIPKTAFAPWLMGVIAEYRHAKT; from the coding sequence GTGCCGCCTGATACGACAAAGCCCGTCGCCACACCCGGGCGACTGCTCATTACAGCCGGCCCGACACAAGAGCCCATCGACGCGGTTCGATTCATCGGCAACCGATCCTCCGGTCGGCTCGGCGTCGCGCTCGCAGATCACGCCGCGTCGCTCGGATGGAATGTCCGGCTTCTGCTCGGGCCGACATGCCTGAGCAACTCCGATTCGCGGGTCGAACTCATCCGGTTCCGCACCACCGCAGACCTGCAAGCCGCGTTAGAGCACCACCTCCCGTCCTGTGACGTGCTCGTGATGGCCGCCGCTGTCGCTGATTACCGCCCGCGGATCACCGACCAGATGCTCCAGGGAAAGCACCGCCGCAAGGCCGAAGGCATGTCGATCGAGCTGGAAGCCACGCCCGACTTGCTCGCCGGCTGTGCGGCACGACGCTCCGAGGGCCAGACTCTTGTGGGCTTCGCGCTCGAACCCCGTGACCAGATGATCGCCTCCGCCAGAGCGAAACTCACACGAAAGTCACTCGACCTCATCGTCGCAAACCCCCTTGAAACGATGGACGATGCGTGCATCGAAGCGATCGTGCTGACCAGCCGCGGCCATGAGCACCGCACGGCCGGTGCGATCCCGAAGACGGCCTTTGCGCCTTGGCTCATGGGCGTCATCGCGGAGTATCGCCATGCCAAGACCTGA
- a CDS encoding methyltransferase domain-containing protein, giving the protein MPRPDNKPSARRVKPPTGSSPRTGAKPFKKPVPAKKVEMGRGSRRIALPLGLSIVYEDRDIIVVDKPAGLLSVAAPGEKKKHSVFDTLKALARSRGGRDARVYVIHRLDQEASGLLVFAKSDRAFSVLKEDFRSRRVHRLYHALVEGVLLPDSPGEALGTIQSLIRELPDGSVESLPPASGSSHAPDEANGEIPRLAITHYRVLARGEKRTLAQVRLETGRKHQIRIHLASIGHPITGDPRYGKAGGPLGRLGLHATELGFRHPATGESVKFSSPAPSSFWKAAGADSPTDHGPRTVLAPTPTRAKPSEGSWDHVAQWYDTLIDDRGSDLYSTVIMPGSLGLLAARPGERILDLACGQGVLARSLATIGAKVVGVDASPQLIEAARPRSGPIDYAVGDARDLAPLGLKDFDAIACIMALMNIDPLESVIRGCANALKDGGRFVAVILHPAFRSPGQTRWGWDEGDAPPGSPRSRGGSPARQSREHVGLQFRRVDGYLTTGMRTIVMNPGEVAEGHEPIVTVTYHRPLQTYARILKDAGFLIDSIEEWPSSRTSKPGPRALEENRARREIPMFLALRAIKRTSSPA; this is encoded by the coding sequence ATGCCAAGACCTGACAACAAGCCGAGTGCTCGACGCGTGAAGCCCCCAACGGGTTCATCCCCGAGAACCGGCGCGAAACCCTTCAAGAAGCCAGTGCCGGCAAAGAAAGTCGAAATGGGCCGCGGCTCCCGACGGATCGCGCTCCCGCTCGGGCTCTCGATCGTCTACGAAGACCGGGACATCATCGTCGTCGACAAGCCGGCGGGCCTCCTCTCCGTCGCGGCACCCGGGGAAAAAAAGAAACACAGTGTCTTCGACACGCTCAAGGCACTCGCCCGATCCAGGGGAGGGCGAGACGCACGTGTCTACGTCATCCACCGCCTCGATCAAGAGGCCTCCGGGCTCCTCGTCTTCGCAAAGTCCGACCGCGCGTTCTCGGTCCTGAAAGAAGATTTCCGATCCCGGCGGGTCCATCGCCTCTATCACGCCCTGGTGGAAGGCGTGCTCCTGCCCGATTCTCCCGGCGAGGCGCTCGGCACCATCCAGAGTCTTATCCGAGAGTTGCCGGACGGCTCAGTTGAATCACTCCCACCCGCATCCGGCTCTTCACACGCTCCCGACGAAGCAAACGGTGAGATCCCGCGCCTGGCGATCACCCACTATCGCGTGCTCGCAAGAGGAGAGAAAAGAACCCTCGCCCAGGTCCGTCTTGAGACAGGTCGGAAACACCAGATCCGCATCCATCTCGCGTCCATCGGCCACCCGATCACCGGCGACCCACGCTACGGCAAGGCAGGCGGCCCGCTCGGTCGGCTCGGACTTCACGCCACCGAACTCGGCTTCCGGCACCCCGCAACCGGCGAGAGCGTGAAGTTCTCCAGCCCCGCCCCGAGCTCATTCTGGAAGGCCGCCGGTGCCGATTCCCCCACCGATCACGGCCCGCGCACCGTGCTCGCCCCTACACCCACCCGCGCGAAGCCCTCCGAGGGCTCGTGGGACCACGTCGCACAGTGGTACGACACGCTCATCGATGATCGCGGCAGCGACCTCTACTCAACCGTCATCATGCCCGGCTCGCTCGGGCTGCTCGCCGCTCGCCCGGGCGAACGCATCCTCGATCTCGCGTGCGGCCAGGGCGTGCTCGCACGCTCACTCGCCACCATCGGCGCCAAAGTCGTCGGCGTAGACGCCTCCCCTCAGCTCATCGAGGCGGCACGCCCGCGAAGCGGCCCTATCGACTACGCCGTCGGAGACGCCAGAGATCTCGCGCCGCTCGGACTCAAAGACTTCGATGCAATCGCCTGCATCATGGCGCTCATGAACATCGATCCGCTCGAATCCGTAATCCGCGGCTGCGCAAACGCACTCAAAGATGGTGGCCGATTCGTCGCTGTCATCCTCCACCCCGCATTCAGATCCCCCGGACAAACACGATGGGGCTGGGACGAGGGCGATGCCCCTCCAGGGTCTCCCCGCTCAAGAGGAGGCAGCCCCGCCAGACAATCACGTGAACACGTCGGCTTGCAGTTCAGAAGAGTGGATGGATACCTAACCACCGGCATGCGCACCATCGTGATGAATCCCGGCGAGGTCGCCGAAGGCCACGAACCCATCGTGACCGTGACCTACCACCGGCCGCTCCAGACATACGCACGAATCCTCAAGGACGCTGGATTCCTGATCGACTCCATCGAAGAGTGGCCGAGTTCCAGAACCAGCAAGCCGGGTCCGAGAGCGTTGGAAGAGAACCGCGCCAGACGCGAGATCCCGATGTTCCTCGCGCTGAGAGCCATCAAGCGGACATCCTCTCCCGCTTGA